A window of the Nitrosococcus wardiae genome harbors these coding sequences:
- the rpoC gene encoding DNA-directed RNA polymerase subunit beta', with amino-acid sequence MRDLLNLLKQQNQIEEFDSIRIGLASPDMIRAWSYGEVKKPETINYRTFKPERDGLFCAKIFGPVKDYECLCGKYKRLKHRGVICEKCGVEVTLAKVRRERMGHIELASPVAHIWFLKSLPSRISLLLDMTLRDIERVLYFEASVVIEPGMTPLERGQLLADEAYLQAIEEYGDEFDARMGAEAVQEMLKTLDLKGEATKLREEITSTNSDTKIKKLSKRLKLIEAFIDSGNRSEWMILEVLPILPPDLRPLVPLEGGRFATSDLNDLYRRVINRNNRLKRLLDLNAPDIIVRNEKRMLQESVDALLDNGRRGRAITGTNKLPLKSLADMIKGKQGRFRQNLLGKRVDYSGRSVIVVGPTLKLHQCGLPKKMALELFKPFIFGKLERAGLATTIKAAKKLVEREGPEVWDVLEEVIREHPVMLNRAPTLHRLGIQAFEPVLIEGKAIQLHPLVCVAFNADFDGDQMAVHVPLSLEAQLEARALMMSTNNILSPANGEPIIGPTQDVVLGLYYMTCERVNAKGEGMLFADVNEVRRAYETAVVDLHAKVSVRITETDLSKPEDERETTRIVNTTVGRALLSELLPPGLPFELVDRNMTKKEISKLVNTCYRRLGLKTTVVFADRLMYLGFRQATLSGISIGVDDMVVPEEKQAILVRAEEEVKEIEEQYASGLVTNGERYNKVVDIWSHTNDQVAKAMMERLGSEEVQDAEGKVVKQQTFNSIYMMADSGARGSAAQIRQLAGMRGLMAKPDGSIIETPITANFREGLDVLQYFISTHGARKGLADTALKTANSGYLTRRLVDVAQDLVITEDDCGTTRGISMTPLVEGGDVVEPLRERVLGRVLALEVYVPGSNEVAIPAGTLLDESWVDHLETLGIDAVKVRSPITCETRYGVCAGCYGRDLGRGHRINVGEAIGVIAAQSIGEPGTQLTMRTFHIGGAASRTVTTNSIEIKYKGSIRLHNVKIVQHESGKYVAVSRSGEVHVVDEQGRDRERYKIPYGAELSVGDGDVVEPGQVVATWDPHTHPVITEVAGKVRLQDFVEGTTVERQVDEVTGLTSLTVLDPKQRGAAARELRPLVKLVDETGNDLCLAGTDIPAHYYLPAGAIVSVEDATMVGVGDVLARLPQESSKTRDITGGLPRVADLFEARKPKDPAVLAEISGTVSFGRETKGKQRLIITGSDGERHEELIPKWRQVNVFEGEHVEKGEVIVDGPPAPHDILRLRGVEELTQYIVNEVQDVYRLQGVKINDKHIEVIVCQMLRKIEVIEPGDTSFLKGEQVDKARLLEENEKVEKEGKLSARFEPVLLGITKASLATESFISAASFQETTRVLTEAAVTGKSDELRGLKENVIVGRLIPAGTGLAYHSERRRKRHILEQSEALTGEAGSSRYGEGEISESGAATA; translated from the coding sequence ATGAGAGATTTACTGAATTTGCTTAAGCAGCAAAACCAGATCGAGGAGTTCGATTCCATACGCATTGGTCTGGCATCTCCCGATATGATCCGGGCTTGGTCATACGGAGAGGTCAAGAAGCCTGAAACCATCAATTATCGGACTTTTAAGCCGGAACGTGACGGGCTTTTTTGCGCTAAAATTTTTGGCCCAGTTAAAGACTACGAGTGTTTATGCGGCAAATATAAGCGCCTCAAACATCGCGGCGTGATTTGCGAGAAATGTGGGGTAGAGGTGACTCTGGCCAAAGTTCGCCGGGAGCGTATGGGACATATTGAGCTGGCGAGCCCAGTGGCTCATATTTGGTTCTTAAAATCGTTGCCTTCGCGGATCAGTTTACTTTTAGATATGACACTTCGCGATATTGAGCGGGTTCTCTACTTCGAGGCTTCCGTGGTTATTGAGCCAGGCATGACTCCTTTGGAGCGGGGGCAACTCTTAGCGGATGAGGCCTACCTTCAAGCCATTGAGGAATATGGCGATGAGTTTGATGCCCGTATGGGAGCAGAAGCGGTCCAGGAGATGCTTAAAACCCTTGATCTCAAAGGAGAAGCCACAAAACTGCGGGAGGAAATTACCAGTACGAACTCTGACACCAAGATTAAGAAGCTTAGTAAACGGCTTAAGCTTATCGAAGCTTTTATCGATTCAGGCAACCGCTCCGAATGGATGATTTTAGAAGTTCTCCCGATTTTACCGCCCGATTTACGACCCCTGGTGCCTTTGGAAGGAGGGCGTTTTGCCACCTCTGATCTTAACGATCTATACCGGCGGGTGATTAATCGCAATAATCGTCTTAAACGGCTATTAGATTTGAATGCCCCTGATATCATCGTGCGCAATGAAAAACGCATGCTCCAGGAGTCAGTGGATGCTCTCTTGGATAATGGGCGTCGCGGCCGAGCGATTACGGGGACCAATAAGCTGCCTTTAAAATCGTTAGCCGATATGATCAAAGGCAAACAGGGACGGTTTCGGCAAAATCTACTGGGTAAGCGGGTGGATTATTCTGGTCGTTCTGTCATTGTGGTGGGGCCAACCCTTAAGCTGCACCAGTGTGGTTTGCCCAAGAAAATGGCACTGGAACTTTTTAAACCTTTCATCTTTGGTAAGTTGGAACGGGCTGGACTTGCCACCACGATTAAGGCAGCAAAGAAACTGGTAGAGCGGGAAGGTCCTGAGGTATGGGATGTGTTAGAGGAGGTGATCCGGGAGCACCCGGTTATGCTTAATCGGGCCCCTACCTTGCACCGCCTGGGCATCCAGGCTTTCGAGCCGGTGCTCATTGAAGGTAAGGCGATTCAGCTCCACCCTTTGGTTTGTGTGGCTTTTAATGCTGACTTTGATGGCGACCAGATGGCAGTTCATGTACCGCTGTCTTTGGAGGCCCAGCTGGAAGCCCGGGCCCTTATGATGTCTACAAACAATATTCTGTCACCGGCTAATGGGGAGCCCATTATTGGTCCCACCCAGGATGTAGTTTTAGGGCTGTACTACATGACCTGTGAGCGGGTAAATGCCAAGGGTGAGGGAATGCTCTTTGCTGATGTCAATGAAGTACGACGTGCCTATGAGACAGCGGTGGTTGATCTCCATGCGAAAGTTTCCGTGCGTATTACCGAAACGGACCTTTCTAAACCCGAAGATGAGCGTGAAACGACCCGTATCGTGAATACGACAGTGGGACGAGCTCTACTTTCAGAGCTATTGCCGCCAGGGCTGCCTTTCGAATTAGTCGATAGGAATATGACTAAAAAGGAGATTTCTAAATTAGTCAATACCTGTTATCGGCGCCTGGGTCTTAAAACCACAGTAGTATTTGCTGATCGCCTGATGTACCTCGGATTCCGGCAAGCGACTCTGAGTGGTATCTCCATTGGTGTTGATGACATGGTCGTACCAGAGGAAAAGCAAGCCATTCTCGTTAGGGCGGAAGAAGAGGTGAAGGAAATTGAGGAACAATACGCCTCAGGCTTAGTTACCAATGGCGAGCGGTATAACAAAGTCGTGGATATTTGGTCCCATACCAATGACCAAGTGGCCAAGGCAATGATGGAACGGTTAGGGAGTGAAGAGGTGCAGGATGCAGAGGGTAAAGTCGTTAAACAACAAACCTTTAACTCCATCTATATGATGGCCGATTCGGGGGCCCGGGGATCGGCTGCCCAGATCCGCCAGCTTGCAGGTATGCGGGGCTTGATGGCTAAGCCAGACGGCTCGATCATTGAAACGCCCATTACGGCTAATTTCCGTGAAGGACTAGATGTATTGCAGTACTTTATTTCTACCCATGGAGCTCGTAAGGGGTTGGCTGACACAGCGCTAAAAACGGCTAATTCTGGGTACTTGACTCGACGCTTAGTAGACGTAGCCCAGGACTTGGTGATTACAGAGGATGATTGTGGCACCACCCGCGGAATTAGCATGACTCCGCTGGTAGAGGGTGGTGATGTTGTAGAGCCGTTACGAGAGCGCGTTCTAGGCCGGGTATTGGCGCTTGAGGTTTATGTGCCCGGGAGCAATGAAGTGGCGATACCTGCCGGCACGCTGCTAGATGAGTCATGGGTCGATCATCTTGAAACCCTCGGTATTGATGCGGTGAAAGTCCGTTCACCTATTACCTGTGAGACTCGTTATGGGGTCTGTGCTGGTTGTTATGGTCGAGATCTGGGGCGGGGCCACCGCATCAATGTGGGTGAAGCCATTGGCGTCATCGCGGCTCAATCCATCGGTGAACCAGGTACCCAGCTGACTATGCGCACTTTCCATATTGGAGGAGCAGCATCCCGAACGGTAACCACCAATAGTATTGAGATTAAGTACAAAGGCAGCATTCGGTTGCATAATGTTAAGATAGTTCAGCACGAAAGTGGTAAATATGTTGCTGTCTCTCGCTCCGGGGAAGTTCACGTAGTGGATGAGCAGGGGCGTGATCGGGAACGCTATAAGATTCCCTATGGTGCTGAGCTTTCGGTGGGAGATGGCGATGTGGTGGAACCGGGGCAAGTGGTTGCCACCTGGGATCCTCATACTCACCCTGTGATTACAGAAGTGGCGGGCAAAGTCAGGCTTCAGGATTTTGTGGAAGGCACCACCGTGGAACGCCAGGTTGATGAGGTCACGGGTCTGACAAGCCTCACTGTGCTCGATCCTAAGCAACGAGGTGCCGCTGCTAGGGAATTGCGTCCGCTGGTCAAGTTAGTTGATGAAACAGGCAATGACTTATGCCTTGCAGGAACGGATATCCCTGCCCATTATTATTTGCCAGCGGGGGCCATCGTTTCGGTAGAGGATGCAACCATGGTTGGTGTGGGTGATGTGTTAGCGCGATTGCCCCAAGAATCTAGTAAGACACGTGATATCACGGGCGGTTTGCCGAGAGTAGCCGATCTATTCGAGGCACGCAAACCAAAAGATCCTGCTGTCCTTGCCGAAATTTCGGGGACCGTAAGTTTTGGTAGGGAAACCAAGGGTAAACAGCGGCTTATTATTACGGGCAGTGATGGCGAACGGCATGAAGAGTTGATCCCCAAGTGGCGCCAAGTCAATGTGTTCGAGGGTGAACACGTTGAAAAAGGCGAAGTAATCGTCGATGGACCCCCGGCGCCTCATGACATTCTACGTCTAAGGGGGGTGGAGGAGTTAACTCAATATATCGTTAACGAGGTCCAGGATGTGTATCGCCTACAAGGAGTGAAAATTAATGACAAGCACATCGAAGTTATTGTTTGCCAAATGCTTCGCAAGATAGAAGTAATAGAACCTGGAGATACCAGCTTTCTTAAGGGTGAGCAGGTTGATAAAGCGCGATTGTTGGAGGAAAATGAGAAGGTGGAGAAAGAGGGCAAATTATCTGCCCGTTTTGAACCGGTGCTCTTGGGTATCACCAAGGCCTCACTAGCGACCGAATCTTTCATTTCGGCCGCTTCCTTCCAGGAAACTACGCGTGTGCTTACAGAAGCAGCAGTGACGGGTAAGAGCGACGAGTTGCGCGGATTAAAGGAAAATGTGATTGTCGGCCGTTTAATTCCCGCAGGGACGGGATTAGCCTATCATTCTGAGCGGCGCCGCAAGCGGCATATATTAGAGCAATCAGAAGCTTTAACAGGGGAGGCGGGCTCCTCTCGTTATGGTGAGGGCGAAATTTCCGAGTCAGGTGCTGCGACTGCTTGA
- the rpsL gene encoding 30S ribosomal protein S12, whose protein sequence is MATINQLVRKPRVRQRKKSNVPALQACPQKRGVCTRVYTTTPKKPNSALRKVARVRLTNSMEVTSYIGGEGHNLQEHSVVLIRGGRVKDLPGVRYHIVRGSLDTAGVGDRRQGRSKYGAKRPKG, encoded by the coding sequence ATGGCTACCATTAACCAGTTGGTTCGCAAGCCGCGGGTACGGCAGAGAAAGAAAAGTAATGTACCTGCATTGCAGGCCTGTCCCCAAAAGCGGGGAGTCTGTACTCGGGTCTACACGACTACGCCCAAGAAACCTAACTCAGCCTTGCGTAAGGTGGCCCGCGTACGCTTAACCAACAGCATGGAAGTTACCTCCTATATCGGGGGTGAAGGCCATAATTTACAGGAACACTCTGTGGTTTTGATTCGGGGTGGTCGTGTCAAGGACTTGCCCGGTGTGCGTTACCACATCGTACGGGGTTCCTTAGATACAGCAGGGGTAGGGGATCGTCGGCAGGGTCGCTCTAAATATGGGGCCAAGCGCCCAAAGGGCTAG
- the rpsG gene encoding 30S ribosomal protein S7 has protein sequence MPRKRVITGREVLPDPKYGSAQLAKFITILMLNGKKSLAEKIVYGALDRAAEKANQEPMDILEKALENVRPLVEVKSRRVGGATYQVPVEVRPERRSTLAMRWLVEAARKRGEKSMGLRLAGELMDAYEGKGTAVKKREDTHRMAEANKAFAHYRW, from the coding sequence ATGCCAAGAAAACGGGTTATTACTGGGCGAGAAGTTTTACCAGATCCCAAATATGGAAGCGCACAGCTAGCTAAGTTTATTACTATTCTTATGCTCAATGGCAAGAAATCGCTGGCAGAGAAAATAGTCTATGGAGCCTTGGATCGCGCGGCAGAAAAAGCGAACCAAGAACCCATGGATATTTTGGAAAAGGCGTTAGAAAATGTTCGTCCATTAGTTGAGGTTAAATCCCGTCGGGTAGGTGGGGCAACCTACCAGGTGCCTGTAGAGGTCCGTCCTGAGCGACGTTCTACCCTTGCGATGCGTTGGCTGGTGGAAGCTGCCCGCAAACGGGGCGAGAAATCCATGGGGTTGCGTCTCGCTGGAGAACTCATGGATGCTTATGAGGGTAAAGGAACTGCGGTCAAGAAAAGGGAGGACACTCATCGCATGGCAGAGGCAAATAAGGCTTTTGCCCACTATCGCTGGTGA
- the fusA gene encoding elongation factor G, translated as MARKTPIERYRNIGIMAHIDAGKTTTTERILYYTGVSHKIGEVHDGAAAMDWMEQEQERGITITSAATTCFWKGMERQFPEHRINIIDTPGHVDFTIEVERSLRVLDGAVAVFCAVGGVEPQSETVWRQANKYEVPRLAFVNKMDRQGADFFRVVGQVRTRLAANPIPIQVPIGAEENFKGVVDLIRMKAIYWDEANMGMTFEEKDIPGDLQATCDEYREKMVEAAAEASESLMEKYLEEDDLSAEDITKGLRTRTLSGEIVPALCGSAFKNKGVQAVLDAVISYMPSPVEVPPIKGIKQDETEVERHASDEEPFAALAFKIASDPYVGNLTFFRVYSGILSSGDTVYNAASGNRERIGRLLQMHANSREEIKDVGAGDIAAAVGLKNVTTGDTLCDMDHIVLLERMEFPEPVISVAIEPKTKADQEKMSLALGKLAKEDPSFRVRTDEESGQTIISGMGELHLDIIVDRMKREFKVEANVGAPQVAYRETIRQSVEQEGKFVRQSGGRGQYGHVWLRIEPQERGKGYEFINKIVGGVIPKEFIPAVDKGIKEQTENGVIAGYPVVDVKITLYDGSYHDVDSSEMAFKIAGSMAFKEGMQKADPVLLEPIMKVEVVTPEEYMGDVMGDLNRRRGMVQGMDDAPSGKIIRAEVPLAEMFGYATDLRSATQGRANYTMEFSKYNEAPSNIAGAIIKKSQ; from the coding sequence GTGGCCCGGAAGACCCCTATCGAACGCTATCGTAATATCGGCATTATGGCCCATATCGATGCCGGTAAAACTACTACCACTGAACGTATCCTGTACTATACGGGTGTCTCCCATAAGATTGGTGAGGTGCATGATGGTGCTGCCGCTATGGACTGGATGGAGCAGGAACAGGAAAGGGGAATTACGATTACCTCTGCAGCGACCACCTGTTTCTGGAAAGGCATGGAGAGGCAATTTCCTGAGCACCGGATCAATATCATTGATACGCCAGGGCATGTGGACTTTACCATTGAGGTAGAACGTTCTCTGCGGGTGTTGGATGGTGCTGTTGCTGTATTCTGTGCCGTAGGGGGGGTTGAACCCCAATCAGAAACTGTATGGCGGCAGGCAAATAAATATGAAGTCCCCCGCCTGGCATTTGTTAATAAGATGGACCGCCAGGGGGCTGATTTCTTCCGAGTAGTCGGGCAAGTTCGTACTAGGTTAGCGGCTAACCCCATTCCTATTCAGGTGCCTATTGGGGCTGAGGAAAACTTTAAGGGGGTGGTTGATCTCATTAGGATGAAGGCCATCTATTGGGATGAAGCCAACATGGGTATGACTTTTGAAGAAAAGGATATACCGGGAGATCTACAAGCCACTTGCGATGAATATCGGGAAAAGATGGTGGAGGCTGCTGCCGAGGCCTCCGAATCATTAATGGAAAAGTATCTTGAAGAAGATGATCTGTCGGCGGAAGATATTACTAAGGGCCTTCGTACCCGAACCTTGAGCGGGGAGATCGTTCCGGCTTTGTGTGGCTCAGCCTTTAAAAATAAGGGGGTGCAGGCGGTATTGGATGCGGTGATTTCTTATATGCCTTCTCCCGTTGAAGTTCCTCCTATCAAAGGTATCAAACAAGATGAAACCGAAGTTGAACGCCATGCTTCTGATGAAGAGCCGTTTGCTGCTCTAGCTTTTAAGATTGCCTCCGATCCCTATGTGGGAAATCTTACTTTTTTCCGAGTTTATTCTGGGATCTTAAGTTCAGGAGATACGGTTTATAACGCGGCTTCTGGAAACCGTGAGCGCATTGGCCGTTTGCTCCAGATGCATGCTAATAGTCGGGAAGAAATTAAAGATGTGGGAGCGGGCGACATCGCTGCTGCGGTCGGTCTGAAGAATGTGACTACGGGTGACACCTTATGTGATATGGACCACATTGTTTTATTGGAGCGGATGGAGTTTCCCGAGCCCGTAATCTCCGTTGCCATTGAGCCTAAAACCAAGGCGGATCAAGAAAAGATGTCCCTTGCCCTTGGAAAACTGGCTAAGGAAGATCCCTCTTTTAGGGTGCGTACGGACGAAGAATCGGGCCAGACTATCATCTCGGGGATGGGGGAGTTACACCTTGATATTATTGTTGATCGCATGAAGCGAGAGTTTAAGGTGGAGGCTAATGTAGGCGCTCCCCAAGTGGCTTATCGGGAAACCATACGGCAAAGTGTGGAACAGGAAGGTAAGTTTGTACGCCAGAGCGGTGGCCGTGGTCAGTATGGCCATGTATGGCTTCGGATCGAACCCCAAGAGCGGGGTAAGGGATATGAGTTTATTAACAAAATTGTGGGCGGTGTTATCCCCAAGGAGTTTATTCCTGCCGTTGACAAGGGGATAAAAGAGCAGACCGAAAATGGAGTAATTGCCGGATATCCGGTAGTGGATGTCAAGATCACATTGTATGACGGCTCATACCATGATGTAGATTCTAGTGAAATGGCCTTCAAAATTGCGGGCTCTATGGCTTTCAAGGAAGGCATGCAAAAAGCAGATCCTGTGCTGCTTGAGCCTATTATGAAGGTGGAAGTAGTCACCCCGGAGGAATACATGGGTGACGTGATGGGTGATCTTAATCGGCGCCGTGGCATGGTGCAGGGAATGGATGACGCCCCTAGTGGCAAGATCATTCGTGCGGAGGTGCCATTGGCAGAAATGTTCGGTTACGCTACTGATCTCCGTTCGGCTACTCAGGGACGGGCTAACTATACGATGGAGTTTTCAAAGTATAATGAGGCGCCCTCTAACATCGCTGGGGCAATTATTAAAAAGTCTCAATAA
- the tuf gene encoding elongation factor Tu codes for MSKAKFERKKPHINVGTIGHVDHGKTTLTAALTRVLSEQYGGEFRAYDQIDNAPEERERGITIATAHVEYETEARHYAHVDCPGHADYVKNMITGAAQMDGAILVVSAADGPMPQTREHILLARQVGVPFILVYLNKADMVDDAELLELVEMEVRELLDSYQFPGDDTPIVVGSALKALEGDTSEIGIPSILKLVEAMDAYIPEPQRAVDQPFLMPIEDVFSISGRGTVVTGRVERGIIKVGEEIEIVGMRETQKTTCTGVEMFRKLLDEGRAGDNVGVLLRGTKREDVERGQVLAKPGSITPHTKFNAEVYVLSKEEGGRHTPFFTGYRPQFYFRTTDVTGAIDLPEGVEMVMPGDNIQMTVSLIAPIAMEEGLRFAVREGGRTVGAGVVSKVIE; via the coding sequence GTGTCCAAGGCGAAATTTGAGCGGAAGAAGCCGCATATCAACGTAGGCACGATTGGTCACGTAGACCATGGAAAGACGACGTTAACGGCGGCGTTGACGAGGGTGTTATCGGAGCAATATGGGGGGGAGTTTAGGGCCTACGACCAGATTGACAATGCGCCGGAGGAGCGGGAGCGAGGGATTACGATAGCGACAGCGCATGTGGAGTATGAGACGGAGGCGCGGCACTATGCGCACGTGGACTGTCCTGGGCATGCGGATTATGTGAAGAACATGATTACGGGTGCGGCGCAGATGGACGGAGCGATATTGGTGGTATCGGCGGCGGATGGACCGATGCCGCAGACGCGGGAGCATATTTTGTTGGCGCGTCAGGTGGGGGTGCCGTTCATACTAGTGTATTTGAACAAGGCGGACATGGTGGACGATGCGGAGCTGCTGGAGTTGGTGGAGATGGAAGTTCGGGAGCTGTTGGACAGCTACCAGTTTCCTGGGGATGACACACCGATAGTGGTGGGCAGTGCGTTGAAGGCCTTGGAGGGGGACACGAGCGAGATAGGGATCCCGTCGATATTGAAGTTAGTGGAGGCGATGGATGCGTACATACCGGAGCCTCAGCGTGCGGTGGACCAACCGTTTTTGATGCCGATAGAGGATGTGTTTTCGATTTCGGGCCGCGGGACGGTGGTGACGGGACGTGTGGAGCGAGGGATTATCAAGGTTGGTGAGGAGATAGAGATCGTAGGGATGCGGGAGACGCAGAAGACGACCTGTACGGGAGTGGAGATGTTTCGCAAGCTCTTGGATGAGGGTCGAGCGGGTGACAACGTGGGGGTATTGTTGCGGGGGACCAAGCGCGAGGATGTGGAGCGAGGGCAGGTACTTGCGAAGCCGGGCTCGATTACGCCGCACACGAAGTTTAATGCGGAGGTGTATGTGCTTTCCAAGGAGGAGGGGGGCCGTCACACGCCGTTTTTTACGGGGTATCGTCCGCAGTTTTATTTTCGGACCACGGATGTGACCGGTGCCATTGATTTGCCTGAGGGGGTGGAGATGGTGATGCCGGGGGATAATATTCAGATGACGGTCAGTTTGATTGCGCCTATTGCCATGGAGGAGGGCTTGCGTTTTGCCGTCCGTGAAGGAGGGCGTACGGTAGGGGCCGGCGTCGTCAGTAAAGTTATCGAGTAG
- the rpsJ gene encoding 30S ribosomal protein S10, which produces MAKQQVIRIRLKAFDHRLIDQSAREIVDTAKRTGAHVRGPIPLPTRKERFTILISPHVNKDARDQYEIRTHKRLMDIVDPTEKTVDALMKLDLAAGVDVQIKLT; this is translated from the coding sequence ATGGCCAAGCAACAAGTTATTAGGATTCGGTTAAAGGCATTTGATCACCGCCTGATTGACCAGTCCGCACGGGAAATTGTAGATACCGCCAAGCGCACAGGTGCGCACGTACGGGGGCCAATCCCTTTGCCCACCCGGAAGGAGCGGTTTACGATTTTGATATCGCCCCATGTTAACAAGGATGCTCGAGATCAGTATGAGATCCGTACCCACAAGCGGTTGATGGATATTGTTGATCCCACAGAAAAGACTGTCGACGCCTTGATGAAGCTAGACTTAGCTGCGGGTGTTGATGTCCAGATCAAGTTAACTTGA
- the rplC gene encoding 50S ribosomal protein L3, translating to MTIGLVGRKLGMTRVFTEEGTSIPVTVIEATPNRVSQIKSLERDSYRALQVTVGKMRPSRVTKPLKGHFAKAGVEPGRKLHEFRLVEGEGANIEAGNELKVSLFEVGQKVDVTGITRGRGFAGVVRRYRFGGGDASHGNSLSHRAPGSIGQCQTPGRVFKGKKMAGQMGNVQRTVQNLELVRVDEERHLLLVKGAIPGAPGGDVVVKPAAKVAVSK from the coding sequence ATGACAATCGGATTAGTCGGCCGGAAGTTGGGGATGACCCGGGTCTTTACGGAGGAGGGAACATCAATACCGGTAACGGTCATTGAGGCAACTCCCAATCGGGTTTCCCAGATTAAGTCTCTGGAGCGGGATAGCTATCGGGCATTACAAGTGACGGTAGGGAAGATGCGACCTTCCCGAGTCACCAAACCTTTAAAGGGGCACTTTGCAAAGGCTGGGGTAGAGCCTGGTCGAAAATTGCACGAGTTTCGCCTTGTAGAGGGGGAAGGAGCAAATATTGAGGCTGGCAACGAATTAAAGGTCAGCTTGTTCGAAGTTGGGCAGAAGGTTGATGTTACGGGTATCACCCGTGGGCGTGGCTTTGCTGGTGTGGTTCGCCGTTATCGTTTTGGTGGTGGAGATGCTAGCCATGGTAATTCATTATCCCACCGTGCCCCAGGTTCTATCGGCCAATGCCAGACTCCAGGTCGGGTATTTAAAGGAAAAAAAATGGCCGGGCAGATGGGAAATGTACAACGCACTGTTCAAAACCTTGAATTAGTGCGGGTTGACGAGGAGCGCCATTTGCTATTGGTGAAAGGGGCCATACCTGGTGCGCCAGGGGGGGATGTGGTAGTGAAGCCTGCAGCCAAGGTCGCGGTAAGTAAGTAG
- the rplD gene encoding 50S ribosomal protein L4, protein MELAVQSLAENAETGMIQVSDVVFAQYFNEPLIHQVVTAYLAKDRAGTRAQKTRSEVRGGGAKPFRQKGTGRARAGTIRSPLWRGGGKVFAAKPRDYSQKVNKKMYRAAMRSILSELARQDRLRVVNEIVFPEPKTKELVKILRTYDWHSVLVVIAEDNPNLELSARNIPAVAVNNANSVSPVNLIRFDGVLATDAAIRCFEESLA, encoded by the coding sequence GTGGAGCTCGCAGTGCAATCGCTCGCAGAAAACGCTGAAACGGGTATGATACAAGTATCCGATGTTGTGTTTGCTCAATACTTTAACGAGCCTCTTATCCATCAAGTGGTGACTGCTTATTTGGCGAAGGATCGAGCGGGCACGCGTGCTCAAAAAACACGCTCAGAAGTTCGAGGCGGTGGTGCTAAGCCTTTTCGCCAGAAAGGGACGGGGCGTGCTCGAGCAGGTACTATTCGGAGTCCCCTATGGCGGGGAGGCGGTAAGGTTTTTGCTGCTAAGCCGAGGGATTACTCGCAGAAGGTAAACAAAAAAATGTATCGAGCTGCTATGCGCTCGATCCTCTCGGAACTTGCGCGTCAAGATAGGTTGCGGGTGGTCAATGAAATTGTATTTCCTGAACCTAAGACAAAGGAACTAGTTAAAATATTAAGGACTTATGATTGGCATAGCGTGTTGGTGGTGATTGCTGAAGATAATCCTAATCTTGAATTATCTGCTAGGAATATCCCGGCGGTTGCCGTGAATAACGCGAATAGTGTCAGTCCTGTTAACCTGATCCGGTTTGATGGGGTTCTAGCAACAGATGCTGCAATCCGTTGTTTTGAGGAGAGCCTCGCATGA
- the rplW gene encoding 50S ribosomal protein L23 translates to MNEERLTKVILAPVISEKSTLVGEKHNQVVLKVLPDANKREVKQAVELLFDVKVARVRTARIKGKNKRFGRYTGRRSDWKKAYVSLQAGHEIDFMGAE, encoded by the coding sequence ATGAACGAGGAGCGTTTAACTAAAGTTATTTTGGCGCCAGTGATTTCAGAAAAAAGCACCCTGGTAGGGGAAAAACATAACCAGGTGGTGCTGAAAGTGTTGCCCGACGCTAACAAGCGAGAGGTTAAACAGGCAGTTGAGCTTTTGTTTGATGTCAAAGTCGCTAGGGTGCGCACAGCACGTATTAAGGGAAAGAACAAGCGTTTTGGCCGTTACACCGGTCGCCGTAGTGATTGGAAAAAGGCTTATGTGTCGCTACAGGCAGGCCATGAGATTGACTTTATGGGTGCCGAGTAA